The Pseudomonadota bacterium genomic sequence AGCACTGGCTAGGACGATACCGAGGCCGACGGTGACCGGCGCAGGGTTTCGCTTCAGGAACGCCCCGAAGACGTAGGGCGCCGTGTTCGGTCGCGCCGCGACCGGATAGCCGGCCAGGTAGTGCTCGATATCCGAGGCGAGACGCTCGGCGGTTCGGTAACGCATCTCCGGTTCGCGGGCGAGGGCCTTCGACACGATGCTATCGAGGTCGCCGCGCAGTTGCGCACTTCGCCTCTTCCGATCGATGGCGCCGTCGTCATCAGCGTCCGGCATCAGGACGGCGTCGCTAGGCCGCTGCAAAGCGCCGGGACCATCGGAATCCGGGGGCATGTGGCCGGTCAACAGGGTATGCAGCAGCAACCCGAGCGCATAGATGTCGCTAGCCGTGGTGGTGGGCAACCCGGCCGCTTGCTCGGGGCTCGCGAAACGTGGCGTCATGAGCCTGGACGTGAGTTCGGCGTCGGTCTCCAGCAGGCGTTCGATGTCATGGCCAACGAACTCGGAGATGCCGAAGTCGAGGAGCTTCGGCGTGCCGTCCGCCGTGACCAGGATGTTGGCCGGCTTGATATCCCGATGAATCACCAGCATCCGATGGGCGTGGCTAACGGCGCCGCACACCTCGAGGAAGATGTTCAGCATGCGAGCTAGAGGCAAGCGATGCAGACGGCAGTACTGATCCAGCGGCACGCCGTCGATGAACTCCATGGCCAGGTACGGTATGCCGTCAGTGGTTGCCCCGGCATCGAGAATTCTCGCGATGTGCGGGTGATCCAGCTTGCCTAGGATGCGCCGCTCTGCGTTGAAGTGGGCGACCAGATCCGGCGGCAGACGCGCAGGATCGACCAGCTTGATGGCCACCTGTTGCTCGAAGGTGCCGTCGTCGCGGGTGGCGAGGTAGACGTCGCCCATGCCGCCGCGGGCGATGAAGGAAACGACCCGGTACGGGCCGATTTGCGCGCCTTCGTAGTGTGTCGTCGCGCCGAGGATCGCCTCTCTCGCGGTTTCGACGATACCGGTGGCCGCCGAGGACCTCCTCGTGTCGTTGTTGATCATCGACTTGAGGAGGTCAGCCAGCGCACTGTCTTGCTGACTCAGCTCATCTAGTGCAGCGCCTCGCTCAGAAGCAGCCATCTCCGACAGTCGGTGGAAGTGGTGCTGCAGGGCATCCCAGCGATCCTTCTCCATCCGCGCGTTAGCCCACCAGCGTCGGGTTGTTTCGCCATAACGTGGGCATGAGATTGCGTGTCCTTGAGAGCAGCTTCGCGCGGCGTACGCCACGCATCAAAGGGATGCCGATCGATGCTATCCCCGATACTGGCACCCAGGCAAACTCGGCCCTAGTCGGTCGATGACTTACGCCCGAGGCGGCGACGCAGCCCCAGTGCGGCGAGCAAACCACCGAGGGAGATGAGCCCCGCCGAGCCGCCACCGCCCTGGGAGGACACGACGACTGCAGGCTCGCTGTTGCTGGCGTCCAGCGCGACGCTCTCGAGCGGCAGATCGAACAGCGCTGCGGACTTCTCCGGGCCGAAGTCGGCGACCAGTCGAC encodes the following:
- a CDS encoding tetratricopeptide repeat protein, which translates into the protein MEKDRWDALQHHFHRLSEMAASERGAALDELSQQDSALADLLKSMINNDTRRSSAATGIVETAREAILGATTHYEGAQIGPYRVVSFIARGGMGDVYLATRDDGTFEQQVAIKLVDPARLPPDLVAHFNAERRILGKLDHPHIARILDAGATTDGIPYLAMEFIDGVPLDQYCRLHRLPLARMLNIFLEVCGAVSHAHRMLVIHRDIKPANILVTADGTPKLLDFGISEFVGHDIERLLETDAELTSRLMTPRFASPEQAAGLPTTTASDIYALGLLLHTLLTGHMPPDSDGPGALQRPSDAVLMPDADDDGAIDRKRRSAQLRGDLDSIVSKALAREPEMRYRTAERLASDIEHYLAGYPVAARPNTAPYVFGAFLKRNPAPVTVGLGIVLASAAAFVFHNSQLAEERDRARLEADRATATAELLVEIFSHSDPDKRLGADITAKQILDRGAEMLQRNPDVQPEVRASLGFSVGSVYESLGLYDEAQQHLNDAIELQRDLSDQAGLAKSLALLGNTLYEVSELEAATEALERALAVNRALHPQDHTDVAKSLSELGHIQYARGDYERAESTFDQAIAMFERLGETSDASYAAVLHNVGQVRLMEGDLAAAERNFRLAYERTVATLGPQNTLTVTYMHNLAVAQHGLGQYDDAEPLYLEVIERERELLGEAHPDREAAMTNLGRLYGDTNRLDEAERYLRQAVEHVIRTRGARHTFVAYDMVNLANLLTIKTEYAEAEAIFQSA